The following are encoded in a window of uncultured Sphaerochaeta sp. genomic DNA:
- a CDS encoding MurR/RpiR family transcriptional regulator, with protein MVQERIRETLSSMSPSFQEVGRWMLDNYDSIGFTSVNELSKIIGVSNASLVRYTQALGFSGYKQFKETVQEELRTKLKPDSNVVLNELDVLPIKKKLQKLADNEIQNLSKTLKGLSVQSLSRMVQGVLNSDRIFVSGFGVSKNIMQIFEYALVSMQIKEVHSITGSISDYSARLASMNSSDSLFIMTMPPYSPEALQVANAAHARKVKVYLFTDSAACPIYPIADSVACSANNSLLLTNSFVGMVAVIQVFINMLLLGSDENLIPHMKAVVATEREGYAWLKSQKEVLR; from the coding sequence ATGGTACAGGAACGAATACGTGAGACCTTGTCATCCATGTCTCCCTCGTTTCAGGAAGTAGGGCGTTGGATGCTCGACAACTACGACTCCATTGGTTTTACTTCAGTCAATGAGCTCAGCAAGATTATCGGAGTCAGCAACGCCTCCTTGGTACGTTATACACAAGCACTTGGTTTTTCTGGTTACAAACAGTTCAAGGAGACAGTACAAGAGGAGCTCAGGACGAAACTCAAGCCGGACTCAAACGTTGTATTGAATGAACTTGATGTACTGCCGATCAAGAAGAAACTGCAAAAGCTTGCTGACAATGAAATACAGAACCTCAGTAAAACCTTGAAGGGTTTGAGTGTTCAATCGCTGTCAAGAATGGTACAGGGGGTTCTTAACAGTGATCGCATTTTTGTGAGCGGTTTTGGGGTCAGCAAGAATATCATGCAGATATTTGAATATGCCTTGGTTTCCATGCAGATCAAGGAGGTTCACTCGATTACTGGTTCCATCAGTGACTACAGTGCGAGGCTTGCGAGCATGAACAGCTCTGACAGTCTCTTTATCATGACCATGCCTCCATACTCTCCTGAGGCGCTTCAGGTAGCCAATGCAGCACATGCACGAAAAGTGAAGGTCTATCTGTTCACCGATTCGGCGGCATGTCCCATCTATCCAATTGCCGATTCAGTGGCCTGTAGTGCGAACAACTCGTTATTGCTTACCAACTCTTTTGTCGGCATGGTAGCGGTCATCCAGGTATTCATAAACATGCTGCTCCTTGGCAGTGATGAAAACTTGATTCCCCATATGAAGGCAGTTGTAGCCACAGAGCGGGAAGGATATGCGTGGCTTAAGTCACAAAAGGAAGTGTTACGATGA
- a CDS encoding M55 family metallopeptidase — protein MKVFISTDMEGIEGISSWNEMTTKEAWCASLLKQELTYVIDTLLQGTEIEEICICDSHSRGENLVYGSFGDERITHIKGYPRHSYMMEGLDESFDAVFLIGYHASIGTEKGGMDHSYSSSCIYEIRLNGTVVGETEINTYYAGLYGVPVALVSGDDVLEAQLKGFLSIPFVRTKEGLGRYTAKMYSPELVKRTFEEQVKAFLQRPLDSFEVKRFDGPVELEVDLATSVIADAVAVVPGLERVGGRTVRYTSEQYDDVFHMILTIAMLGGKFAQFT, from the coding sequence ATGAAAGTATTTATTTCCACAGACATGGAAGGTATTGAAGGAATCTCTTCTTGGAATGAGATGACCACCAAGGAAGCTTGGTGTGCTTCCCTGCTTAAACAGGAGTTGACGTATGTTATTGATACATTGCTCCAAGGTACGGAAATAGAGGAAATTTGTATTTGTGACTCCCATAGCCGTGGGGAGAATTTGGTCTATGGTTCCTTCGGTGACGAGCGCATCACCCATATAAAGGGATACCCGCGTCATTCCTATATGATGGAGGGTCTTGATGAGAGCTTTGATGCCGTATTCCTCATTGGCTACCATGCAAGCATCGGAACAGAGAAGGGTGGGATGGACCACTCCTACTCCTCTTCCTGCATTTATGAGATCAGGCTGAATGGCACTGTGGTTGGGGAAACCGAGATCAATACATATTATGCAGGGCTTTACGGTGTACCTGTGGCCTTGGTCAGTGGTGATGATGTTCTTGAAGCACAATTGAAAGGGTTTCTCTCGATTCCCTTCGTACGGACCAAGGAAGGACTCGGTCGCTATACAGCTAAAATGTATAGCCCTGAGCTGGTGAAGCGAACCTTTGAAGAACAAGTTAAGGCCTTCCTGCAACGTCCATTGGACAGTTTTGAAGTGAAACGGTTTGATGGTCCGGTTGAACTTGAAGTGGATTTGGCTACTAGCGTCATTGCTGATGCAGTTGCAGTAGTGCCTGGCCTCGAGAGAGTCGGTGGGCGGACCGTACGGTACACATCAGAACAGTATGATGATGTGTTCCATATGATTCTCACTATAGCCATGCTTGGTGGCAAATTTGCTCAGTTTACCTGA
- a CDS encoding ABC transporter permease: protein MGKYIIRRLIMMIPVLLGVTFIVFFIMSLTPGDPAAIILGDQASAEALEMKRVELGLDKPLLVRYATYMGNLFQGDLGLSYRNQISVASQVWDKFPNTAILAISGILVALIIGIPIGILSAKKQYTVMDNTSMVFSLVGVSMPNFWLGLLLSLLFALKLGWLPSQGMGRGFIGLLRSLVLPALTLGTGAAATVVRMTRSSMLEVIRQDYISTARAKGITEKQITKKHMLKNALIPIVTAVGLQFGLLLGGAMLTETIFSWPGLGRLMVDSITSKDIPMVLGSVIFMAVMFSFVNLLVDILYAFLDPRIKSQYSKKVVKRRRGVVV, encoded by the coding sequence ATGGGTAAGTATATTATTCGACGATTGATTATGATGATCCCCGTATTGCTTGGGGTAACCTTCATCGTATTCTTCATCATGTCCCTCACCCCCGGTGATCCTGCTGCCATCATCCTTGGAGACCAGGCAAGTGCCGAGGCGTTGGAGATGAAACGGGTTGAGTTGGGATTGGACAAACCCTTGTTGGTGCGCTATGCGACCTATATGGGGAATCTGTTTCAGGGGGATCTGGGGTTGAGTTACCGAAACCAGATATCGGTAGCCTCCCAGGTATGGGACAAGTTTCCCAATACTGCCATCTTGGCAATATCCGGCATCTTGGTTGCGCTGATAATAGGAATTCCCATCGGAATCCTCTCAGCTAAGAAGCAGTATACGGTCATGGATAATACCTCAATGGTATTCTCCTTGGTAGGGGTTTCCATGCCTAACTTCTGGCTAGGTCTACTGCTCTCCCTTCTCTTTGCACTGAAACTGGGCTGGCTGCCCTCTCAAGGCATGGGGAGAGGATTCATTGGTCTGTTAAGGTCATTGGTGCTTCCTGCATTGACCCTCGGTACCGGGGCTGCAGCAACGGTGGTCCGGATGACCCGTTCTTCTATGTTGGAGGTAATCCGGCAGGATTACATCTCGACGGCTCGTGCAAAGGGTATTACGGAAAAACAAATAACCAAGAAGCATATGTTGAAAAATGCCTTGATCCCGATTGTAACTGCTGTAGGATTGCAGTTCGGTCTATTACTGGGTGGGGCGATGCTCACAGAAACCATCTTTTCTTGGCCTGGACTGGGGAGGCTTATGGTTGATTCCATTACCAGTAAGGATATCCCCATGGTACTGGGCTCGGTTATCTTCATGGCTGTCATGTTCTCGTTTGTCAATCTCTTGGTCGATATTCTCTATGCGTTCCTTGATCCGAGGATCAAGAGCCAGTATTCCAAGAAGGTTGTCAAAAGAAGGAGAGGGGTGGTGGTATGA
- a CDS encoding ABC transporter permease, with the protein MKQPLVKKQRTLAAETWRRFKKNRLALTGMIVILTLVVIALSTIVVDLVTDKAIYNDYVIKQNLRMRLQGPSREHIFGLDEFGRDIFMRMVWAVRYSLFMGTIAIALSTILGGLLGAVAGYYGKISDNIIMRFMDVLLAIPSMLLATAIVAALGTSLTNVLIAIAISYVPTYARTVRASVLTIKDQEFIEAARAMGASDVRIIFKYILPNSMAPLIVQATLGVAGAILSIAGLSFLGLGIQPPTPEWGSMLSSARAYIREGWHITVIPGLGIMITILSLNVMGDGLRDALDPRLKN; encoded by the coding sequence ATGAAACAACCGTTGGTAAAGAAACAGCGAACACTTGCAGCAGAGACATGGAGACGGTTCAAGAAGAACCGACTGGCCTTGACCGGTATGATCGTCATCCTGACGCTTGTGGTGATTGCACTCTCCACGATTGTGGTTGATTTGGTCACTGATAAGGCAATCTACAATGACTATGTGATTAAACAGAATCTACGTATGCGTCTGCAAGGACCAAGCAGGGAGCACATATTTGGTTTGGACGAATTTGGGCGTGATATATTCATGCGAATGGTATGGGCAGTTCGTTACTCGCTCTTCATGGGAACGATTGCCATAGCGCTCTCTACTATTCTGGGAGGTTTGCTGGGTGCGGTGGCCGGTTATTATGGAAAGATATCCGATAACATCATCATGCGTTTCATGGATGTGTTGCTGGCTATTCCCTCCATGCTCCTAGCTACTGCGATTGTAGCAGCACTGGGCACAAGCCTGACCAATGTGCTTATAGCAATTGCAATCAGCTATGTCCCCACCTATGCCAGAACAGTACGGGCTTCGGTATTGACCATCAAGGACCAGGAGTTCATTGAGGCGGCACGGGCAATGGGAGCCAGCGATGTACGAATTATCTTCAAGTACATCCTTCCTAATTCAATGGCCCCCCTGATCGTCCAGGCCACTCTTGGCGTTGCCGGGGCAATCCTCTCCATAGCAGGGCTTTCTTTCTTGGGATTGGGTATCCAGCCTCCGACTCCCGAGTGGGGGTCGATGCTTTCCTCGGCCAGGGCGTATATCCGTGAAGGTTGGCATATCACAGTCATCCCAGGGCTGGGGATCATGATAACCATCCTGTCCTTGAATGTTATGGGTGATGGACTGAGGGATGCCTTGGATCCTCGGCTGAAAAATTAG
- a CDS encoding ABC transporter ATP-binding protein has protein sequence MQNPDDILSIENLTIHYETDEGSVHALNEVSLAMKRGETLGLVGETGAGKTTLARGILRLVPSPPGVIKQGSVFFEGQDLLSLNESKMRSIRGSRISMIFQDPMTSLNPVMTVGEQIQEVVEVHNRDLKREEIVRQADAMLEMVGIPSERSHEFPHQFSGGMKQRVIIAIALACNPVLLIADEPTTALDVTIQAQVLDMITALKKRLNTAMLLITHDLGVVAQNCDRVAIMYAGQIIELGNLDDIFKQPTHPYTKGLLGSIPSLTKDVKRLSPIKGLMPDPTDLPPGCKFAPRCRFVTEACERAMPDATHLSETHQVRCILAEAEVRNG, from the coding sequence ATGCAGAATCCAGATGATATATTATCCATCGAAAACCTCACCATTCATTACGAGACTGATGAAGGGAGTGTGCATGCACTCAATGAGGTTTCCCTTGCAATGAAGAGAGGGGAAACCCTCGGCTTGGTGGGAGAGACTGGAGCTGGAAAGACAACCCTTGCCAGGGGGATTCTTCGACTGGTTCCTTCCCCTCCTGGGGTGATCAAGCAGGGGAGCGTGTTTTTTGAAGGGCAGGATTTGCTCTCCCTGAACGAGAGCAAGATGCGCTCAATCCGTGGCAGTCGGATTTCCATGATTTTCCAGGATCCCATGACCAGTCTCAATCCAGTCATGACTGTCGGTGAGCAGATACAGGAAGTTGTTGAGGTTCATAACCGGGATCTTAAACGGGAGGAGATTGTTCGGCAAGCTGATGCAATGTTGGAGATGGTTGGGATTCCCTCAGAGCGAAGTCATGAGTTTCCCCACCAGTTCTCCGGGGGTATGAAGCAACGGGTTATTATCGCCATCGCACTTGCTTGTAATCCTGTACTGTTGATTGCTGATGAACCAACTACCGCTCTTGATGTGACCATCCAGGCACAAGTATTGGATATGATCACAGCCTTGAAGAAGAGGCTCAATACTGCGATGTTGCTTATAACCCATGACCTGGGAGTTGTTGCTCAGAATTGTGACCGGGTTGCCATCATGTATGCCGGACAAATCATTGAGCTGGGAAATCTCGATGATATTTTCAAACAGCCAACACATCCCTATACGAAAGGGTTGCTTGGCTCAATCCCTTCCCTCACAAAGGATGTAAAACGCCTGAGTCCCATAAAGGGCCTGATGCCCGATCCAACTGATCTGCCTCCTGGTTGCAAGTTTGCTCCCCGTTGCAGATTCGTTACTGAAGCCTGTGAGCGAGCAATGCCTGACGCCACACATCTGAGCGAAACTCATCAGGTCCGTTGCATTCTGGCCGAAGCGGAGGTGAGAAATGGCTGA
- a CDS encoding oligopeptide/dipeptide ABC transporter ATP-binding protein yields MADVLLRVEHLKKYFDTPGGTLHAVDDISFDLKRGETLGVVGESGCGKSTLGRTILRLYEPTEGNVYFENQEITSLSNKSMKALRRDMQIIFQDPFASLNPRMTVSEMIAESLLIQKIFTRKQGPQLRARVTELMDLVGLSTKLINSYPHELDGGRRQRIGIARVLALDPKFVVCDEPVSALDVSIQAQILNLMQDLQDEFGLTYLFITHDLSVVKHLSNDIIVMYLGQMVEKAPAKGLFSHPMHPYTKALLSAIPVPDPDYAVDRVLLKGELASPIDPVPGCRFAKRCPFVTEACTKADIPLREITPGHFAACILV; encoded by the coding sequence ATGGCTGATGTCTTGTTGCGTGTTGAACATCTGAAAAAGTATTTTGATACCCCAGGCGGCACCTTGCATGCAGTGGATGATATCTCCTTCGATCTGAAGAGAGGGGAAACCCTTGGTGTAGTTGGTGAATCTGGCTGTGGGAAGTCAACCTTGGGGAGGACAATTCTACGCTTGTATGAACCCACCGAGGGAAATGTCTATTTTGAGAATCAGGAGATTACCTCACTCAGCAACAAAAGTATGAAAGCGCTGAGACGTGATATGCAGATTATTTTCCAAGATCCATTTGCGTCCCTGAACCCAAGAATGACAGTCAGTGAAATGATTGCTGAGAGCCTGCTGATCCAAAAGATCTTTACCCGCAAGCAGGGTCCACAGTTGCGAGCACGGGTTACTGAGTTGATGGATTTGGTGGGGCTCTCCACAAAACTGATAAACAGCTACCCGCATGAACTGGACGGGGGACGAAGGCAACGTATCGGTATAGCCCGGGTTTTGGCCTTGGACCCGAAGTTTGTTGTGTGTGATGAGCCGGTCTCTGCTCTTGATGTATCGATTCAGGCTCAGATCCTGAACTTGATGCAGGACCTGCAGGATGAGTTTGGATTGACCTATCTCTTCATCACCCATGACCTTTCAGTCGTGAAGCATCTCTCGAATGACATCATTGTCATGTATTTGGGGCAGATGGTGGAGAAAGCCCCTGCAAAAGGGCTCTTCTCCCATCCTATGCATCCATACACCAAGGCGTTGCTTTCTGCCATTCCTGTTCCTGATCCTGATTATGCCGTGGATAGGGTGTTGCTCAAGGGAGAGTTGGCCAGTCCCATTGATCCAGTGCCAGGTTGTCGGTTTGCAAAGCGATGTCCGTTTGTAACTGAGGCCTGCACCAAGGCAGATATCCCGCTCAGGGAGATAACCCCAGGACATTTTGCGGCTTGTATATTGGTTTGA
- a CDS encoding ABC transporter substrate-binding protein, translated as MKKILTVLVVLLSSIALFAGGSSERGDSAEGGGYKDTITIGQGADVTSFDPHIGKETPAVAVTNHIFDTLVDTDPVTGEVVPQIAEKWEVVSPVEYRFFIRKGLKFHNGEDLTADDVKFSLDRAIASGSVSYIVDFIKEVKIEDDYTVLVTTKAPYGPTLRNLAVPFAGIVPKDYVTANPDGLKTSPIGSGPYKFVSWAQNDNAKLEAYADYYKGEPETKYLVFKIIPEASQRTIALETGELDISYDILVSDLKRIEQNKDLVLLEAPSLTCFYISFNMRKAPFDNQKVRQAINMAIDRQLLVDTVNSGTGAAADEIIAPAVFGYYSTGVWDYNPEKAKQLLAEAGYPNGFECSLWVNNNQSRVEMCQAIQEMLREIGITVKVEVMEFGTFISRSTAGEHDMGYFGWVTSTKDADYTYYSLEHSSQQGAPGNRSFIADPEVDRLVELGRTSADMDVRLDAYKNLALELKEIANNAPIIYTAITAGTNNAVEGFVLDPIGYHKLEGVKVAK; from the coding sequence ATGAAAAAAATCCTGACAGTGCTAGTGGTTTTATTGAGCAGTATTGCGCTGTTCGCCGGAGGGTCTTCAGAACGCGGTGACAGTGCAGAAGGAGGTGGCTACAAAGATACCATCACCATCGGACAAGGTGCGGATGTAACCTCTTTCGATCCACACATCGGAAAAGAGACTCCTGCCGTTGCGGTTACCAACCATATCTTTGATACCTTGGTGGATACTGACCCTGTTACCGGTGAAGTGGTTCCCCAGATTGCAGAGAAATGGGAAGTTGTTTCCCCCGTTGAATACCGTTTCTTCATCCGCAAGGGACTGAAGTTCCACAACGGTGAAGATTTGACAGCTGATGATGTCAAATTCTCTCTTGACCGGGCCATCGCCAGTGGTTCAGTCTCCTACATCGTTGATTTCATCAAGGAAGTAAAGATTGAAGATGATTATACGGTACTGGTGACCACAAAAGCCCCTTATGGCCCGACCTTGCGTAACCTTGCTGTTCCCTTCGCAGGTATCGTCCCCAAAGACTATGTAACTGCAAATCCAGATGGATTGAAGACCAGTCCAATTGGAAGTGGACCGTATAAGTTCGTCTCTTGGGCTCAGAATGACAATGCCAAATTGGAGGCATATGCTGACTACTACAAGGGTGAACCCGAAACTAAGTATTTGGTCTTCAAGATCATCCCTGAAGCATCCCAGAGAACTATTGCCCTCGAGACCGGTGAGCTTGACATCTCCTATGATATCCTCGTATCAGATCTCAAGAGGATTGAGCAGAACAAGGACCTGGTGCTTCTTGAAGCCCCATCGCTGACTTGTTTCTATATCTCGTTCAATATGCGCAAGGCTCCATTTGACAACCAGAAGGTGAGACAGGCTATCAACATGGCCATTGACCGTCAGCTCCTGGTTGATACGGTAAACAGTGGTACTGGTGCAGCAGCTGACGAGATCATTGCCCCTGCAGTATTCGGATACTATTCCACTGGGGTTTGGGACTACAATCCTGAAAAAGCAAAACAGTTGCTCGCTGAAGCTGGCTACCCCAATGGGTTCGAGTGTTCTCTGTGGGTAAACAACAACCAGAGCCGTGTTGAGATGTGCCAGGCAATTCAGGAAATGCTCAGAGAAATCGGTATCACCGTAAAGGTTGAGGTCATGGAGTTCGGTACCTTCATCAGCCGTTCAACAGCCGGTGAGCATGACATGGGCTACTTCGGTTGGGTTACCTCCACCAAGGATGCGGATTATACCTATTATTCCCTCGAGCATAGCTCCCAGCAGGGCGCTCCTGGAAACCGCTCATTCATCGCTGATCCTGAAGTTGACCGTCTTGTTGAGCTTGGCAGAACCAGTGCTGATATGGATGTACGCCTTGACGCATACAAGAATCTGGCCCTTGAGCTGAAAGAGATTGCAAACAATGCTCCGATCATCTACACCGCCATCACCGCAGGTACAAACAATGCAGTGGAAGGCTTTGTACTTGATCCAATCGGCTATCACAAGCTGGAAGGTGTGAAGGTAGCGAAGTAA
- a CDS encoding M42 family peptidase — MMKKEDLIRSIMRISDANGISGFEDDVLAVIKDEGSSLGTFKEDRLRNLYLYRSENKEGLPLVQLNAHTDEVGFMVKAIRPDGMLEFIPIGGWIPTNVPAHMVRILNKDGEYVLAVVASKPPHFMSEAERNAPLDLSKMVLDVGARSSEEVVKEYRIGIAAPVIPDVTCTYDANHDLLIGKAFDCRIGCASVLATMKALQGMTLPVNLVGDFSSQEEVGTRGSIVSTEQIGADLAIVFEGCPADDTVVPEYQAQTCLKKGPMLRHIDARMITNPRYQRYALDLAEELGIPVQEAVRGAGATNGAPIHLSNGGVPAIVIGVPVRYAHTHYGISSVFDVEAAVALASELLQRLDEKVIRSF, encoded by the coding sequence ATGATGAAAAAAGAAGACCTCATCCGAAGTATCATGCGCATCAGTGATGCGAATGGTATCAGCGGATTTGAGGACGATGTGCTTGCTGTCATCAAGGATGAGGGTAGTTCACTTGGAACATTCAAGGAAGATAGGTTACGAAATCTGTATCTCTATCGTTCTGAAAACAAAGAAGGGCTGCCTTTGGTGCAGTTGAATGCCCACACTGATGAGGTAGGGTTTATGGTGAAAGCCATACGTCCCGATGGGATGTTGGAATTCATTCCCATTGGGGGGTGGATCCCTACCAATGTTCCTGCCCATATGGTTCGCATCCTTAACAAGGATGGGGAGTATGTGCTTGCAGTCGTTGCAAGCAAGCCCCCCCACTTTATGAGTGAAGCTGAGCGCAATGCTCCACTGGATCTTTCCAAGATGGTCTTGGATGTTGGGGCAAGAAGCAGTGAGGAAGTGGTAAAGGAATATCGTATCGGCATAGCGGCTCCCGTAATACCTGATGTGACTTGCACTTATGATGCAAATCATGATTTGCTCATAGGCAAAGCCTTTGACTGCCGTATTGGGTGTGCGAGTGTACTTGCGACGATGAAAGCACTGCAGGGCATGACCCTGCCTGTCAACCTGGTTGGGGATTTCTCGAGCCAGGAGGAAGTCGGTACCCGTGGCAGTATTGTAAGCACTGAGCAAATTGGTGCTGATCTTGCCATCGTGTTTGAGGGATGCCCGGCTGATGATACGGTAGTCCCTGAATATCAAGCACAAACGTGCCTGAAGAAAGGTCCAATGCTGCGACACATCGATGCAAGGATGATCACCAACCCCCGGTATCAACGGTATGCACTTGATCTTGCCGAAGAGCTTGGTATTCCTGTTCAGGAAGCAGTTCGTGGCGCTGGGGCAACCAATGGGGCACCAATTCATCTTTCTAACGGGGGAGTCCCTGCGATTGTAATCGGGGTACCGGTTAGGTATGCCCATACTCACTATGGAATTAGTTCTGTATTCGATGTGGAAGCGGCCGTTGCTTTGGCTAGTGAGTTGTTGCAACGTCTCGATGAAAAGGTTATCAGGTCGTTCTGA
- a CDS encoding PTS sugar transporter subunit IIA, producing MRILDYLTESSILFLKETHKNQILTTMTGKAADSGYIPSGEAFTTAILAREAIMSTGIGLQVAIPHAKLDGIKEFFLLAAVLENDVPWDSLDKKPVRLVFMIGGPSDRQSDYLMILSKITLVIKNPERRKALMVAKTPQAVLDAFADL from the coding sequence ATGCGTATACTCGATTATCTTACTGAATCTTCCATTTTGTTCCTCAAGGAAACCCATAAGAACCAGATACTCACAACCATGACAGGAAAAGCGGCTGATAGCGGGTATATCCCCAGTGGGGAAGCTTTTACTACAGCTATCCTTGCGCGTGAAGCCATCATGAGCACGGGTATCGGTCTTCAGGTTGCCATTCCTCATGCAAAGTTGGACGGCATTAAGGAGTTTTTCTTGCTTGCTGCAGTGTTGGAAAATGATGTCCCATGGGATTCCCTGGACAAGAAACCGGTACGTTTGGTTTTCATGATTGGCGGTCCTTCTGACCGGCAGTCCGATTATCTCATGATCCTTTCCAAGATCACCTTGGTGATCAAGAACCCCGAACGTAGGAAAGCCCTCATGGTTGCCAAGACTCCCCAGGCGGTGCTCGATGCATTTGCCGATTTGTAG
- a CDS encoding cation:proton antiporter, with protein MEFHLFLYLAAIFAAGYGSKVLTTTLKIPEVTGYVLLGVLLGGSLVNLLSTQVLDILSPLSSIALALIAFMIGIELKIDVIKRLGRSIIAIVTSECIGAFLVVFFGLFYVFKTNLNTALLLGSVASATAPAATVAVIKQYKAKGVLTSTILAVVGIDDAFALIIYVFVESFVSSNLLGSSLAIGPMVASALLSVAMAVGLGAVSAVLYILLLRGRRNNDWVMLLLAAFLFLLLGVCELLGVSELLSIMAFGMTIVNSSAVLSKKSETVVSSFSPVFLVAFFILGGAHLDVSLITQIGMLGLFYFAARSIGKIGGATLGALIGRAPKKVRFLIGFSLLPQVGVALALALAINKTFSAPAFGETGQQLASMIINVLLFTTIITEVVGPLLTRLALRKAGETNEQV; from the coding sequence ATGGAATTCCATCTGTTTCTCTATCTTGCTGCAATTTTTGCTGCAGGGTATGGGAGTAAGGTACTCACCACAACATTGAAAATCCCTGAAGTCACCGGCTATGTCCTCCTGGGTGTATTGCTTGGTGGATCCTTGGTGAATCTCCTCTCTACTCAAGTATTGGATATCTTGTCCCCTCTCTCCTCCATTGCGCTTGCCCTGATTGCATTCATGATTGGAATTGAGCTCAAGATTGATGTGATCAAGCGTCTGGGAAGGAGCATTATCGCCATCGTAACCTCCGAATGCATTGGAGCGTTCCTTGTTGTTTTCTTTGGCTTGTTCTATGTGTTCAAGACCAATCTCAATACTGCACTTTTGCTGGGATCCGTGGCATCGGCAACAGCCCCTGCAGCAACAGTTGCTGTTATTAAGCAGTACAAGGCAAAGGGTGTTCTGACTTCAACCATCTTGGCCGTCGTCGGAATTGATGATGCATTCGCACTTATTATCTATGTCTTTGTGGAGAGCTTTGTCAGTTCCAACCTGCTTGGGAGTTCTCTCGCAATCGGGCCAATGGTAGCCTCAGCCTTGCTCTCTGTTGCAATGGCAGTAGGGCTTGGAGCTGTTTCCGCTGTTCTCTATATCTTGCTTCTACGAGGAAGAAGAAATAACGATTGGGTGATGTTGCTGCTTGCTGCCTTCCTTTTCTTGTTGTTGGGCGTCTGTGAGTTGCTTGGTGTATCTGAGCTGCTTTCAATTATGGCTTTCGGAATGACCATCGTGAATAGCTCGGCGGTATTGAGCAAGAAGAGTGAGACGGTAGTCTCCTCTTTCAGCCCTGTGTTCCTGGTTGCCTTCTTTATTCTTGGTGGAGCTCACTTAGATGTCTCCTTGATTACACAGATTGGAATGCTTGGACTATTCTACTTTGCAGCAAGAAGTATTGGAAAGATTGGTGGAGCAACCCTTGGGGCTTTGATAGGTCGCGCGCCGAAGAAAGTTCGGTTTTTAATTGGGTTCTCCCTCTTGCCGCAGGTAGGGGTTGCACTGGCTCTCGCCTTGGCGATCAACAAGACCTTCTCAGCCCCCGCTTTCGGGGAGACAGGTCAGCAACTAGCGAGCATGATCATCAACGTATTGCTGTTTACCACAATCATAACTGAGGTCGTAGGACCCTTGCTGACACGGTTGGCACTACGCAAGGCGGGCGAAACGAATGAGCAGGTCTAG